One part of the Drosophila teissieri strain GT53w chromosome 3R, Prin_Dtei_1.1, whole genome shotgun sequence genome encodes these proteins:
- the LOC122622608 gene encoding uncharacterized protein LOC122622608, whose amino-acid sequence MEFPIPEAQYWDVSKKSQKDRQMIRKFVPEAVDLATISRAEIYRIDTFYLECQKYRDHYRDPYGKVHCPAFFHLHKGKCGIKLDQSVIKMTQAIAGNVDRQPIVFPLIRNKSMFLGGSIPMGAQTSQVGVTSYLR is encoded by the coding sequence ATGGAATTTCCCATACCAGAGGCTCAGTACTGGGACGTTTCGAAGAAGTCCCAGAAAGATCGCCAGATGATTCGTAAATTCGTGCCCGAGGCTGTCGACCTGGCCACCATAAGTCGTGCGGAGATCTACAGGATTGACACATTCTATTTGGAGTGCCAGAAGTACCGGGATCATTATCGTGACCCCTACGGCAAGGTGCACTGTCCGGCATTCTTCCACTTGCACAAGGGCAAGTGCGGAATCAAGCTGGACCAGAGCGTGATTAAGATGACACAGGCGATTGCCGGAAATGTGGACCGGCAGCCCATTGTGTTCCCCCTGATTCGAAACAAGAGCATGTTTTTAGGGGGTAGCATTCCAATGGGCGCACAAACATCCCAAGTTGGCGTCACTAGCTATCTCAGATAA
- the LOC122622236 gene encoding ninjurin-A isoform X1 produces MASGLERVNENEMKAMDANRYATKKTIAQGMLDIALLTANASQLKYILQVGEQHQFYKLMLILISLSIVMQLLVGILFVVIGSLNINRQQDQTAAVILNDVILVVVFIISVVNVIISGFGIEYSSQPLRLLDQHEKTP; encoded by the exons ATGGCATCAGGTTTGGAGCGGGTTAACGAAAATGAG ATGAAAGCAATGGATGCCAACAGGTATGCCACCAAAAAGACGATCGCCCAGGGCATGTTGGACATCGCCCTGCTGACCGCCAATGCCTCCCAGCTGAAGTATATCCTCCAAGTCGGCGAACAGCACCAGTTCTACAAGCTGATGCTGATCCTGATCAGCCTATCCATAGTAATGCAG CTTTTGGTGGGCATTCTGTTTGTGGTCATCGGCAGTCTCAACATAAACAGGCAGCAGGATCAGACGGCCGCGGTGATCCTGAACGATGTCATTTTGGTGGTCGTGTTCATAATATCCGTGGTGAACGTTATCATATCCGGTTTCGGCATAGAGTACTCGTCGCAGCCGCTCCGACTCCTCGATCAGCATGAAAAGACACCCTAG
- the LOC122622237 gene encoding rhodanese domain-containing protein CG4456, which produces MATYEEVKDIPNHPDKYLFDVRNESELKETGILPASINIPLTELEKALNLPDEVFAQTYGREKPAVDAVLIFSCKAGGRAARAANLASTLGFTNAKAYAGSWTEWQAKQS; this is translated from the exons ATGGCCACCTACGAGGAAGTCAAGGACATTCCGAATCACCCGGACAAGTACCTGTTCGATGTGCGCAACGAGTCGGAGCTAAAGGAGACGGGAATCCTGCCCGCCAGCATCAACATTCCAC TGACTGAATTGGAGAAGGCTCTGAACTTGCCGGACGAGGTCTTCGCCCAGACTTATGGACGCGAAAAGCCGGCCGTCGATGCGGTCCTGATCTTCTCCTGCAAGGCGGGAGGACGCGCTGCCCGGGCGGCCAATCTGGCCAGCACCCTGGGCTTCACCAA TGCCAAGGCATATGCCGGATCCTGGACGGAGTGGCAGGCCAAGCAGTCCTAA
- the LOC122622235 gene encoding EH domain-containing protein 1: MPRPEAGDSFLKREKNTQEVVENVIGELKKIYRSKLLPLEEHYQFHDFHSPKLEDPDFDAKPMILLVGQYSTGKTTFIRYLLERDFPGIRIGPEPTTDRFIAVMYDDKEGVIPGNALVVDPKKQFRPLSKYGNAFLNRFQCSSVASPVLNAISIVDTPGILSGEKQRIDRGYDFTGVLEWFAERVDRIILLFDAHKLDISDEFRRSIEALKGHDDKIRIILNKADMIDHQQLMRVYGALMWSLGKVLQTPEVARVYIGSFWDQPLRFDANRRLFEDEEQDLFRDLQSLPRNAALRKLNDLIKRARLAKVHAFIIAELRKDMPSVFGKDSKKKDLIKNLGQVYDRIQREHSISPGDFPDIKKMQEVLQHQDFTKFHSLKPHLLDIVDNMLAKDIARLMEMIPQEEMTMVADPVVKGGAFEGVIDDHVSPFGYMKGEGIDAGYGEHEWICNKDKPRTDGIFNGLGPVDGKISGATAKQELIKSKLPNSVLSKIWKLSDVDGDGFLDSDEFALALHLINVKLEGCELPTVLPEHLVPPSKRYD, from the exons ATGCCACGGCCAGAAGCGGGCGACAG CTTTCTGAAGCGCGAGAAGAACACCCAGGAGGTGGTGGAGAATGTGATCGGTGAGCTGAAGAAGATCTACCGGAGCaagctgctgccgctggagGAGCACTACCAGTTTCACGACTTTCACTCGCCAAAGCTCGAGGATCCGGACTTCGATGCGAAGCCCATGATCCTGCTGGTGGGTCAGTACTCCACGGGCAAGACGACCTTCATCCGTTACCTGCTGGAGCGCGACTTTCCGGGCATTAGAATTGGTCCGGAGCCGACAACGGACCGATTCATCGCCGTGATGTACGACGACAAGGAGGGCGTGATTCCGGGCAACGCCCTGGTCGTGGACCCCAAGAAGCAGTTCCGGCCGCTGTCCAAGTACGGCAACGCCTTCCTGAATCGCTTCCAATGCAGCAGCGTGGCCTCGCCGGTACTGAATGCCATCTCCATCGTGGACACGCCCGGAATCCTCTCCGGCGAGAAGCAGCGCATCGACAGGGGCTACGACTTCACCGGAGTGCTGGAGTGGTTCGCGGAGCGCGTGGACCGCATCATCCTGCTGTTTGACGCCCACAAGCTGGACATCTCCGACGAGTTCCGGCGCTCGATCGAGGCGCTCAAGGGGCACGACGACAAGATCCGAATCATCCTGAACAAGGCCGATATGATCGACCACCAGCAGCTGATGCGGGTGTACGGAGCACTGATGTGGTCGCTGGGCAAGGTGCTGCAGACGCCGGAGGTGGCGCGTGTGTACATCGGCTCCTTTTGGGATCAGCCCCTGCGCTTCGACGCCAATCGACGACTGttcgaggacgaggagcaggacTTGTTCAGGGATCTGCAGTCCCTGCCGCGTAACGCAGCCCTGCGCAAGCTGAACGATCTGATCAAGCGCGCACGCCTGGCCAAGGTGCATGCCTTCATCATCGCCGAGCTGCGCAAGGACATGCCCTCTGTGTTCGGCAAGGACAGCAAAAAGAAGGACCTGATCAAGAACCTCGGCCAGGTGTACGATCGCATCCAGCGCGAGCACTCCATTTCCCCAGGCGACTTCCCCGACATCAAGAAGATGCAGGAGGTCCTGCAGCACCAGGACTTCACAAAGTTCCACTCCCTCAAGCCCCATCTGCTGGACATCGTGGACAACATGCTGGCCAAGGACATTGCACGACTGATGGAGATGATTCCGCAGGAGGAGATGACCATGGTCGCGGACCCAGTGGTCAAGG GTGGCGCCTTCGAGGGAGTCATCGACGACCATGTCTCACCATTCGGCTACATGAAGGGCGAGGGCATCGACGCCGGCTACGGAGAGCACGAGTGGATCTGCAACAAGGACAAGCCGCGCACAGATGGCATCTTCAATGGGCTGGGACCAGTCGATGGCAAGATATCCGGTGCAA CTGCCAAGCAGGAGCTCATCAAATCGAAACTGCCCAACTCGGTGCTCAGCAAGATCTGGAAGCTGTCGGATGTCGATGGCGATGGGTTCCTGGACTCTGACGAGTTCGCGCTGGCCTTGCACTTAATCAACGTCAAGCTGGAAGGCTGCGAGCTGCCCACCGTGCTGCCGGAGCACTTAGTACCGCCGTCGAAGCGCTATGATTAG
- the LOC122622606 gene encoding actin-related protein 1 — translation MEPYDVVVNQPVVIDNGSGVIKAGFAGEHIPKCRFPNYIGRPKHVRVMAGALEGDIFVGPKAEEHRGLLSIRYPMEHGIVTDWNDMERIWSYIYSKEQLATFTEDHPVLLTEAPLNPRRNREKAAEYFFEGINAPALFVSMQAVLSLYATGRVTGVVLDSGDGVTHAVPIYEGFAMPHSIMRVDIAGRDVTRYLKTLIRREGFNFRSTAEFEIVRSIKEKVCYLATNPQKEETVETEKFAYKLPDGKTFEIGPARFRAPEVLFRPDLLGEECEGIHDVLMYSIEKSDMDLRKMLYQNIVLSGGSTLFKGFGDRLLSELKKHSAKDLKIRIAAPQERLYSTWMGGSILASLDTFKKMWISKREYEEEGQKAVHRKTF, via the exons ATGGAGCCTTATGATGTCGTCGTCAACCAGCCCGTCGTCATAGATAAC GGCTCCGGTGTGATCAAAGCCGGCTTTGCTGGTGAGCACATTCCAAAATGCAGGTTTCCCAATTA CATTGGCCGGCCTAAGCATGTCCGAGTGATGGCTGGTGCGCTGGAGGGCGACATATTCGTTGGACCCAAGGCGGAGGAGCACCGTGGTCTGCTCAGCATCCGGTATCCCATGGAGCACGGCATTGTTACCGACTGGAATGACATGGAGCGGATATGGAGCTACATTTACAGCAAA GAACAACTGGCCACCTTCACGGAGGATCATCCCGTGCTGCTGACTGAAGCCCCGCTTAACCCGCGCCGCAACCGCGAAAAGGCAGCCGAGTACTTCTTTGAAGGCATCAATGCACCTGCGCTTTTTGTGTCCATGCAGGCGGTGCTCAGCCT CTACGCCACCGGACGCGTGACAGGCGTAGTGCTTGACTCCGGCGACGGTGTGACGCATGCGGTTCCCATCTACGAGGGATTCGCCATGCCTCACAGTATTATGCGCGTGGACATCGCCGGGCGCGATGTGACGCGCTACCTGAAGACACTCATCCGCCGGGAGGGCTTCAACTTCCGGTCGACTGCCGAATTTGAGATTGTGCGCTCCATCAAGGAGAAGGTCTGCTATCTGGCCACCAATCCGCAGAAGGAGGAGACCGTGGAGACAGAGAAGTTTGCCTACAAGCTGCCCGACGGCAAGACCTTTGAGATTGGACCTGCACGCTTTAGGGCGCCGGAGGTGCTCTTCCGGCCCGATCTGCTGGGCGAGGAGTGTGAGGGCATTCACGACGTTCTGATGTACTCCATCGAAAAGTCAGATATGGATCTCAGGAAAATGCTCTACCAGAACATCGTGCTTTCCGGCGGATCCACGCTCTTCAAAGGATTCGGCGACCGTCTGTTGTCCGAACTGAAGAAACACTCGGCTAAGGATCTCAAGATCAGG ATCGCCGCGCCTCAGGAACGTCTGTACTCCACATGGATGGGTGGATCGATTTTAGCCTCGCTCGACACTTTCAAGAAGATGTGGATCTCGAAGCGGGAATACGAGGAGGAGGGACAGAAAGCCGTGCACAGAAAGACTTTTTAG
- the LOC122622236 gene encoding ninjurin-1 isoform X5 produces the protein MTTFLENMKAMDANRYATKKTIAQGMLDIALLTANASQLKYILQVGEQHQFYKLMLILISLSIVMQVLSGVLSLSLSLLRDCRLHQPEFHQSANIINHVRTGFAFFTTMINLFISAFDSRLPPPQGDFLNN, from the exons ATGACCACTTTCCTCGAAAAT ATGAAAGCAATGGATGCCAACAGGTATGCCACCAAAAAGACGATCGCCCAGGGCATGTTGGACATCGCCCTGCTGACCGCCAATGCCTCCCAGCTGAAGTATATCCTCCAAGTCGGCGAACAGCACCAGTTCTACAAGCTGATGCTGATCCTGATCAGCCTATCCATAGTAATGCAG gTCCTGTCGGGCGTGCTGAGCTTGTCCCTGAGTTTGCTGCGGGATTGCCGGCTGCACCAGCCGGAGTTTCACCAGTCGGCCAATATCATTAACCATGTGCGCACGGGCTTCGCCTTCTTTACGACCATGATAAATCTGTTTATCTCGGCCTTTGACAGTCGACTGCCCCCGCCACAAGGCGACTTTCTTAACAACTAG
- the LOC122622607 gene encoding uncharacterized protein LOC122622607, translating to MESFSVPEVDMMTVSKNSQYERESLLKFAPPVGLTNISYGSLYKVDSFYLECQKYRDQFRDPYNKLLRPKLFSTYRGKCGIKIDPELERLKRPAASHVESIPVVYPIEYGRQMDFDRGFQMQGRNSRDSPTSRRYPCVRVLGR from the coding sequence ATGGAATCCTTTAGTGTGCCGGAGGTGGACATGATGACCGTATCGAAGAACTCGCAATACGAGCGGGAATCGCTCCTAAAGTTCGCCCCGCCAGTTGGGCTGACCAACATCAGCTACGGCAGCTTGTACAAGGTGGACTCCTTTTATTTGGAGTGCCAGAAGTATCGGGATCAGTTCCGCGATCCCTACAATAAGCTGCTGCGCCCCAAGCTGTTCAGCACATACAGGGGCAAGTGTGGGATTAAGATAGATCCCGAACTGGAGCGTTTGAAGCGACCGGCTGCCTCCCATGTGGAGTCCATTCCAGTGGTGTACCCAATAGAGTACGGGCGGCAAATGGACTTCGACAGGGGTTTCCAGATGCAGGGACGCAACAGCAGGGACTCGCCCACCTCCCGTAGGTAtccgtgtgtgcgtgtgttgggCAGGTAA
- the LOC122622236 gene encoding ninjurin-A isoform X3: protein MASGLERVNENEMKAMDANRYATKKTIAQGMLDIALLTANASQLKYILQVGEQHQFYKLMLILISLSIVMQVAAGLLLVIQSLINMHNTKDRNRGFAINHFIDAFIFLSVFCDIMKMNFGLDPAVPQSDVELLKP from the exons ATGGCATCAGGTTTGGAGCGGGTTAACGAAAATGAG ATGAAAGCAATGGATGCCAACAGGTATGCCACCAAAAAGACGATCGCCCAGGGCATGTTGGACATCGCCCTGCTGACCGCCAATGCCTCCCAGCTGAAGTATATCCTCCAAGTCGGCGAACAGCACCAGTTCTACAAGCTGATGCTGATCCTGATCAGCCTATCCATAGTAATGCAG GTGGCTGCTGGACTTTTGCTGGTCATTCAGTCCCTCATCAATATGCATAATACCAAGGATCGAAATCGGGGCTTCGCCATCAACCACTTTATAGATGCATTCATATTCCTGTCCGTGTTCTGCGACATTATGAAGATGAATTTTGGCTTGGATCCGGCCGTTCCTCAGTCAGATGTGGAACTTCTGAAGCCCTGA
- the LOC122622236 gene encoding ninjurin-1 isoform X2: protein MASGLERVNENEMKAMDANRYATKKTIAQGMLDIALLTANASQLKYILQVGEQHQFYKLMLILISLSIVMQVLSGVLSLSLSLLRDCRLHQPEFHQSANIINHVRTGFAFFTTMINLFISAFDSRLPPPQGDFLNN, encoded by the exons ATGGCATCAGGTTTGGAGCGGGTTAACGAAAATGAG ATGAAAGCAATGGATGCCAACAGGTATGCCACCAAAAAGACGATCGCCCAGGGCATGTTGGACATCGCCCTGCTGACCGCCAATGCCTCCCAGCTGAAGTATATCCTCCAAGTCGGCGAACAGCACCAGTTCTACAAGCTGATGCTGATCCTGATCAGCCTATCCATAGTAATGCAG gTCCTGTCGGGCGTGCTGAGCTTGTCCCTGAGTTTGCTGCGGGATTGCCGGCTGCACCAGCCGGAGTTTCACCAGTCGGCCAATATCATTAACCATGTGCGCACGGGCTTCGCCTTCTTTACGACCATGATAAATCTGTTTATCTCGGCCTTTGACAGTCGACTGCCCCCGCCACAAGGCGACTTTCTTAACAACTAG
- the LOC122622236 gene encoding ninjurin-A isoform X6: protein MTTFLENMKAMDANRYATKKTIAQGMLDIALLTANASQLKYILQVGEQHQFYKLMLILISLSIVMQVAAGLLLVIQSLINMHNTKDRNRGFAINHFIDAFIFLSVFCDIMKMNFGLDPAVPQSDVELLKP from the exons ATGACCACTTTCCTCGAAAAT ATGAAAGCAATGGATGCCAACAGGTATGCCACCAAAAAGACGATCGCCCAGGGCATGTTGGACATCGCCCTGCTGACCGCCAATGCCTCCCAGCTGAAGTATATCCTCCAAGTCGGCGAACAGCACCAGTTCTACAAGCTGATGCTGATCCTGATCAGCCTATCCATAGTAATGCAG GTGGCTGCTGGACTTTTGCTGGTCATTCAGTCCCTCATCAATATGCATAATACCAAGGATCGAAATCGGGGCTTCGCCATCAACCACTTTATAGATGCATTCATATTCCTGTCCGTGTTCTGCGACATTATGAAGATGAATTTTGGCTTGGATCCGGCCGTTCCTCAGTCAGATGTGGAACTTCTGAAGCCCTGA
- the LOC122622236 gene encoding ninjurin-2 isoform X4 — protein MTTFLENMKAMDANRYATKKTIAQGMLDIALLTANASQLKYILQVGEQHQFYKLMLILISLSIVMQLLVGILFVVIGSLNINRQQDQTAAVILNDVILVVVFIISVVNVIISGFGIEYSSQPLRLLDQHEKTP, from the exons ATGACCACTTTCCTCGAAAAT ATGAAAGCAATGGATGCCAACAGGTATGCCACCAAAAAGACGATCGCCCAGGGCATGTTGGACATCGCCCTGCTGACCGCCAATGCCTCCCAGCTGAAGTATATCCTCCAAGTCGGCGAACAGCACCAGTTCTACAAGCTGATGCTGATCCTGATCAGCCTATCCATAGTAATGCAG CTTTTGGTGGGCATTCTGTTTGTGGTCATCGGCAGTCTCAACATAAACAGGCAGCAGGATCAGACGGCCGCGGTGATCCTGAACGATGTCATTTTGGTGGTCGTGTTCATAATATCCGTGGTGAACGTTATCATATCCGGTTTCGGCATAGAGTACTCGTCGCAGCCGCTCCGACTCCTCGATCAGCATGAAAAGACACCCTAG